The nucleotide window CAGATGCCCTGGGGTTAAAGTTGGAGAAAACAGAAACAGTTGTAGAACAAAATCTTATCACCGCATTTTTGTCTGTTGGTGAAAGTGAGCTTGAACTTTTAGAATCCACTTCCGATGAGGGGCCTGTGGCCAAATATATTGAAAAAAAAGGAGAGGGAATACAGCATGTGGCGTTCCAGGTTGAAAATTTAGAACAAGCTCTTGCAGAACTCAAAGCAAAAGGAATTCAATTGATAGATCAAACCCCCAGAAAAGGGGCAGGCGGATCAAAAATTGCATTTTTACATCCCAAAGCCACATCAGGTGTTCTGGTGGAATTGTGCGAAAAATAGTGTTTGATATCGAATTTAATTAAAGCCGGAGGAGAATTATGTCTCAATTGTCTGATTTTAATAGATGGGAAGAACTTGCTGCAAAAGAGTTGCGGGGGAAAAACCTTGAATCTTTGACAAAGAAAACGCCGGAAGGAATTGCAATTAAGCCCTTATATACTGCCAAAGATCTTGAAACAGTGGAATACATGGATAATCTGCCCGGATTTGAGCCTTTTGTGCGGGGCCCCAAGGCCACCATGTATGCCGGTCGTCCATGGACAATTCGTCAGTATGCAGGTTTTTCAACAGCCAGAGAATCCAATGCTTTTTATCGCAAAAATCTGGAAGCGGGACAAAAAGGTTTGTCTGTGGCTTTTGATCTGGCAACCCACAGGGGATATGATTCCGATCATCCAAGGGTGGCAGGTGATGTTGGAAAGGCTGGGGTTGCAATTGATTCCGTGGAAGATATGAAATTGTTGTTTGACAATATTCCCCTGGATCAGATGTCTGTGTCCATGACCATGAACGGTGCGGTGCTGCCGATCCTTGCAGGTTATATTGTTGCGGCAGAAGAGCAGGGTGTTCGCCAGGATCAGCTCATGGGAACCATTCAAAATGATATTTTAAAAGAATATTTGACCCGGAATACTTATATTTATCCGCCAGGTCCGTCCATGAGGATTATTTCCGATATTATTGCATTTTGTTCGGATAACATGCCCAAATTCAACACCATCAGTATCAGCGGATACCATATCATGGAAGCTGGTGCGGATTCTGTTCTCCAGACTGCATTCACCCTGGCCGACGGTTTGGAGTATGTCAAGGCAGCCCTTGCAACGGGTATGGATATTGATCAATTCGCTCCAAGGCTTTCGTTTTTTTTCGGGATCGGCATGAATTTTTTCATGGATATCGCTATGCTCAGGGCTGCAAGATTTTTGTGGGCAGAACTCATGTCACAGTTTAACCCTAAAAATCCAAAATCAAAAATGCTCCGGACCCATTGCCAGACCTCTGGCTGGAGCCTGACCCTGCAGGACCCATATAACAATATTGTCAGGACAACCCTTGAATGCCTGTCAGCCGTTCTGGGCGGTACTCAGAGCCTTCACACAAATTCTTTTGACGAGGCTGTGGGCCTGCCCACGGAATTGTCCGCCAGAATTTCAAGAAACACCCAGATTCTGGTTCAAGAAGAATCCCATATCTGTGATGTGGTTGATCCTCTGGGCGGATCATATTATGTTGAAACCCTGACCCAGAATATTATTGACAAGGTTCGTAAAATTCTGGCGGAAATCGAAGAGTTAGGAGGTATGGCCAGGGCCATTGAATCGGGTATGCCGAAAATGAGAATCGAAGAAGTGGCTGCCCGTCGCCAGGCAAGGATTGACCAGGGCAAGGATGTGATTGTGGGGGTGAATAAATATAAGGTTGAAGATGAAACCCCCATCTCGGTACGTGAAGTATCCGAGGATGTTCGGGATGAACAGGTGGCACGCCTTGTGCGGATTAAAAAAGAGCGGGATACCAAGGTGGTTCAAAAGGCTTTGGATGATATCACAACAGCTTGTGAATCAGGTGATAACCTTTTGGCAGCCTGTCTGCCTGCGGTAAGGGCCAGGGCAACAGTTGGAGAGATTTGTGATGCCATGGAAAAAGTATTCAAAAGATTTGTGGCTACCACCCAGTGTATTTCAGGGGTGTATGCTGCAGAGAGTTCAGGTTCCGAGATGATCAAGTCGTTAAGAAAGAGGACGGCGGACTTTAAACATAAGACCGGTCGAAGGCCCAGGATATTGTTGTCCAAGATGGGACAAGACGGCCATGACAGGGGCGTTAAAGTCATTGCCACAGCATATGCGGACTTTGGTTTTGATGTGGATTTGGGACCCATGTTCCAGACCCCGGAAGAAGCCGCCAGAATGGCGGTGGAAAATGATGTTCATCTGGTTGGGGTGTCAAGCCTTGCGGCAGGGCATAAAACCCTTGTGCCCCAGGTTATTGAAGCATTGAAAAAACAGGGGGCTTCTGATATTCAAGTGGTGGTTGGCGGTATCATACCGCCGGGGGATTATGACTTTTTGAAAACCGCGGGAGCGGCTGAGATTTTTGGCCCGGGAACAGTTGTGACGGATGCGGCAAACAGGACTCTCAAGATTATAGGTGCGTGAAAAATTATGATTCAAACCAGCCCTGACCAGTTTGTTAAAGGGATTTTAGACGGCAACCGCCGCATGATCGCCAAGACCATAACATTGATGGAAAGCAGTCTTGCTGAGCATCAGAAAACAGCTTCCATGGTAATGGAACAGATTCTGCCCCATACGGGAAACAGTATCCGCGTAGGAATTACAGGTGTGCCGGGTGTAGGTAAGAGTACCTTTATTGAAAATCTGGGTATTTTTTTAGCTGATAAAGGCCATAAAGTGGCTGTCCTGGCTGTCGATCCCTCAAGCCGGCGAAGCGGCGGGTCCATTCTGGGAGATAAAACACGGATGGAAAAGCTGTCTGTCCATGAAAATGCCTTTATCCGGCCCTCCCCGGCAGGCGGGCTTTTAGGCGGGGTTGCCGCTAAAACCCGTGAAATTATGGTTGTGTGTGAGGCAGCCGGGTTTGATGTCATACTGGTGGAAACCGTGGGGGTGGGACAGTCTGAAACCAGTGTGGCCTCCATGGTGGATTTTTTTCTGGTTCTTATGATTGCAGGGGCGGGAGATGAACTCCAGGGTATTAAAAAGGGGGTTCTGGAACTGGCTGACGGGATTGTCATTAATAAGGCGGATGGAGATAACCTTAAAGCTGTGGAAAAAGCCAAAAGAGAACTTAAAACAGCCATGCATTTTATCCGTCCTGAATCGCCTGCCTGGCCTATACCTGTATTGACCTGCTCCTCAATTGTTCAAGACGGTACAAGCAAAATATGGGATACAATCCTGGATCATCACAAGATATTTAAGGCATCCGGTGAATTTTTGCAGAGGCGAAAAAAACAATCCCTGGAATGGATGTGGACCCTTGTGGAAGAGGGCCTGAAACATCGCTTTCAAAATAATGAGAAAATTAATGAAAAAATACCGTTTGTTTCACAGCAGGTGGAGAATGAGAAAATGTCGCCTTCAGCAGGCGCTGAGAAACTTTTGTCCTATTTGTAAAAAAAAAATGATTAGATGCAGAGTCTTGAATTCAGCCAATTTGATCCTCAAATTCTTTTAATATAGAGATATCCACCACAACTAAACGGCACAGAAGAACCAATATATCTTCAAAAGAAGATTCTAATATAAAATATTATTCATTTGTATGAACACCCGGTATCTTTATTTTCACCTATAAGCGTTTCAAAACGGTTTTTATTGAACCCGCAGGTGATGGTGTCTTCCATGGCCCAGGCGGTCACCGGATATCTGATTTCTTCGCAAATCATATTCTCACCAATCATATCACCGGCTTTTCTGAAATCAAGAATTACTTCCGTGCCGTTTTCCAGAACCTTGCTTAATTTTATCCGCCCTGCCTTGATTAAAAACATTTCCTGGGCTGAGTCTCCTTGAAGAAAAATGGCTTGGCCGGAATGAAAAACGCCCCTGGAGCCTATGGCCCTGCATTGTGCGTTTTCTTCATCCGTGAGATCTTCAAAAAGCCATAGTTCCCTGAAACAATTATCGGTCACTTGCATACCATTATGGATTACGTCATTACAATAACATTTCATTGAATGTTCCTTAATTCAGTTTTGAGAGGGGGATAAAAAAAGTCCAAATTATATAGGCCGGAAAGTAGGATAGGTTACAAATGAAATACCGGATAAGGTCTTGGCAGTTGCCTGGTTATGAAGAATCAATAAGATGGCTGCAGGCCGGACAATTTTTGTTCCTTGTTATGGTCATGGCATCAAAATGCATTTCCATCAGGTCAACAAAAAGAAGTCTGCCTTCAAGCAGTTTTCCTATATTCAGTATATATTTCAGGGCTTCGGAGGCCTGTGAAATTCCAATAAGACCGGGCATCACTCCTAATACTGCAGCAGCTTCTTTTGACATGGCCGGGGCCGCAGGATACAGGCAGTTGTAACAGGGGGTTTTTCCGGGAATTATGGTCATGACCTGACCTTCAAATTCCGATACTGCTCCGTATATCCATGGTTTTTTCTGATCTATGCACGCATGGTTGATGGCATATCTGGTGTCATAATTGTCAGTACAATCAAGTACAAGATCGTAGCGCTGTATTAATTTTTCAAGCTGTTTTGCTGATGTAAATTTTAATTTGTAGGGATTGATTGTTATGTCAGGATTGAATTTTTCAAGAGTTTGCCGTGCTGATTCCACCTTGGGTTCTCCAATAGTACCGGGATGATGAAGGATCTGGCGATTCAGGTTGCTTTTATCAACAACATCGTCGTCCATAATCCCCAACACTCCCACTCCGGCTGCGGCAAGATAAAAAGCCGCTGAAGATCCAAGTCCGCCTGCTCCGATCAGCAATATGCTTGAGTTTTTGAGTTTTTCCTGTCCTTTGGGGCCTATTTCGGACAGCATCACCTGTCGGTGATACCGGTCAAAATTTTTGTCTGTTTGCATGGGTAAACCTATTGTGCCACGCCTTTGAAAATGGCATTTTCATCCCCAAACATATCTTTAAATCGTAATTTTGAACCTTCACGAACACTTTGTGCCTGTTCTTCAGTAAGGTTGTGGGATTTGATCCATTTTTCAAGAAGATGGCCACCGGGAAGCCATCTTTCCATGGTCTCCTTTTCATAAACCCAGGCTTTATCTTCAACCCCAAGAGAATTTAAAATTTCCCATACCTCATCTCTTTGCCGTTCATCGCAGTATACGCACATCACACATTCTCCCAGTTCAAAGGCTGGGATCATTTCTCTGTCATATTTTACAGCTGGAATGTCATGAGAATCCACAAGGGGAGACATCTTTTGTGCCAGTCTGTCGAATTCTTCCTTTGTTCCAAACACCAGCCATTTGCCCCAGTGTGCCAGATATTCTTTGTTGGTAAGGGGTTTGCCCCTATAATTGATGTAATTGTATCGTTGATGGACATGCTCTTTGGGGAATATGAAAATAAAATGGGATTCCGGTCTGTCGACAATCATTTTCTCTTCCTTTTTTAAATGGTATCAAATTAATAGTATAAAATTAATGGTATTTAAAAAGGGGAGGTGCTATCCGGCAGCTGCAGCTGGAATAATACCTATGTGGTCACCATCGGATAAAGTGGTGCCTGTTCCTTGAAGATATCGTACATTTTCACCGTTGACATAGATATTGATGCTGTCATTAATGTCCCCGTTATGATTTATTAAAGTTTTTTTTATGCCGGACATGTCTTGATCAAGCAACTCAATGAGTTTTGCCAGATCACATCCGTCAGACAGAGATCGAACCGTATCTTTTTGGTCATGGTTCAGGCGCGCGAGGGATTTGGTTAACCGTATGGTAATTTCCATTTAGAATCTCCATGTTAACATTATTCAGCACAGCTCTGCATTGGTTTTAGCTGTTTTTTTTTATGTCTTCAGTGGGAAAAGTTTCGTTTTCCTTTGTTGAGAAGGTTTCTCAGCAATGCGGGAAGCATGTCAATATTGTTTACAAATTGTACCAGTTTGCCATATTCAGCTTCCAATAATTTGGTGTCCTCTTCATTGCAGTTCACTCCAAGTGTTAACAGCAGCGCCCTGTTTTTTTTGCACAGTGAAATTGCTTCTTTAACCGGGCATCCCCAGTTTGATGCACCATCGGTGATATGAATAAAAATCGGTTTTTTATTTCGACCTTTTACTCGATTGATCATAGTCTTGATAATTTCACCGGATGCTGTTTTCCCATGGGGTTGAATGGTATAAAAACTGCCTTTTTGATATAATTCGGTAATCATGCAGGTGTTTCTGACTTCATTGTAGGCAAAAAGCCCGGCATTTTTATTGAATTTATGCACTGCCAGAAAAAGGGTTTGAAAAATTTCCTGTGTATGCTCCCATTTGTTGGTTGCCGCCATTGATCCGGTTGCATCTACAATAATGGTCAGATCGTTTAACAGATTGAACTCATTTTTTTTGATATTAAAGATCGTTCCCGTGGTCTGAGCGCGGTACAATCTGCGTCGATCGATACTTCCGCTTGCCAGTCCCCGGTTGTAAATGCTTTTACGAATGGCCACGGATTTGAAGACGGAACTAAGATCCTGGAGCAGTTTTTTGTTGATAAAATTGTCTGCCGGCAGGACGATATGGTTTGTTTCCACTATAACAATGGAACTGTCAATGCCTTGATCTTTTTTCTTTTTTTCTTTGGTTGCTGGTGGTTGCTGCTTTACGACTTTTCCAAGTTTTTCCGAAAAAACAAGTTCGGGAGGAGATAATGCTTTTTGGATTCCCTTTAAGTGTTGTTTTTCCTGTTTCCTTGCCTGCAAAAAAATATCTGATTGATCCGTTGGCCAGAATTTTATATATGCAAATAATTTTTCCCAGACTTTAATATACAGATCAGCTCTGAAGTTGCATCGTTCCGTGATCCCGGAAATTTTTGAACACTCATTAATCAATGCCGGAACCATTGAGTTCAAAATTTTAATCGGCTTTTTATAAAATTTTTCAAGGCTTGCCGTTCCCATCATTCTTCGGGAAGACTGGTCTTTATACTCTTCTAAATATCTGGGTTCATGCCTGTTTGCCGCAATGTCCCACCAGATGGAAAAAAGTTCGGATAATGAAGGGGGGTGTGAGGTGACGTCCAGATTGTTTCCCACTTCACGTTCTCTTGCTTTTTCCGTGTAAACGCCGAACACACGCTTATTAGAAAGGCAGTCAAAATAAACTTTTTCGCATGTTTTAAAATACAATTCAAATTTATACATATACCGGAAGGATAAGTTCAGGCGGGATTTGGCAAGCTTTTCAGCATAGTCGCTCATTTCCATGTTTTTGTAGGCATGCTGTATGGCTTCGCCAATAAGCGTGTCTGTTTTGGCGGCGGGAATCGGGTACTTGCCGATGACCAGTGAAGGATCAATGATGATTTCACTTTCCATGGTATCTTTCCACGAAACCTTGCCTGCATTCCGTCCCACATGGGAGACGACTTTTCTTAATGAACTCAGAAGCTTTGCCAGTTCCAGAGTTTCAACAGGGGATTTATCCCTGCGCCAGAATTCCGAGTAGCCGCGCTCTCCTTTTATTTTAAAACATTGAATTACAGGAGAGGGAGGACTAAAGTTCTCCGTTGAATGACGTCGGCATATTCCGTTTTTGTCAGGATTGTCTTTAGAAAATTCTGTATTCATGGTTGCCTTTTTCAAGATATCCATTTTTAACATGTAAGGACAAAAGAATGGATTCAAGGGTTTCCTTGCTCGTTTGCAGGCTTGTTATCAGCGCTTCTTTCAATGTGGCACCGGCAGCAACCATCTCTCCGATCATCAGTACCGTACGGGTTGAAACTTCCACTGAAAGTTCAAAATCGCTTCTAAGCGTGTTCACAGCATCAATGACTTCATTTGCCTGAACACTTGTGATGCCGGTTTTTTTAATTAAAACTTCTTTTTCAACTTCATTGGGAAGGTAGTCCATTAAAATAACATAGAATCTGTCTCGGAGTGCCGGATCAAGCAGTTCTGTTCCGACAAAATCATCACCCTCATTTAATGTCGCAAAAAAGATAACTCCTTCGGCTACTTCCAGAAGACCCAACTCGTCCATCCACACCTGACGGTCATCTGACAGAATGGAAAACAGCATGTTCAGAGCTTTGGGGTTTTCAGGCCGATTGATTTCTTCCAGATGTATTACACAGTTTGGAGTTTGAAGTGCCTGTGGGAAAAGAAATTGTTTGTATTTTGTTTCTCCGTTTTCAAGGGCGTATTCT belongs to Desulfobacula toluolica Tol2 and includes:
- a CDS encoding AAA family ATPase, with translation MSYQKNITPSIPEIETPAIDPYFYADSNVLNILDKLHTISEKHPVNILVAGRQGCGKSSIVRQFAAVHNKPLATFQVGILSEPGQLFGEYALENGETKYKQFLFPQALQTPNCVIHLEEINRPENPKALNMLFSILSDDRQVWMDELGLLEVAEGVIFFATLNEGDDFVGTELLDPALRDRFYVILMDYLPNEVEKEVLIKKTGITSVQANEVIDAVNTLRSDFELSVEVSTRTVLMIGEMVAAGATLKEALITSLQTSKETLESILLSLHVKNGYLEKGNHEYRIF
- the mce gene encoding methylmalonyl-CoA epimerase, whose product is MKILKIDHIGIAVSSIDEKKNFWTDALGLKLEKTETVVEQNLITAFLSVGESELELLESTSDEGPVAKYIEKKGEGIQHVAFQVENLEQALAELKAKGIQLIDQTPRKGAGGSKIAFLHPKATSGVLVELCEK
- a CDS encoding HesA/MoeB/ThiF family protein; translation: MQTDKNFDRYHRQVMLSEIGPKGQEKLKNSSILLIGAGGLGSSAAFYLAAAGVGVLGIMDDDVVDKSNLNRQILHHPGTIGEPKVESARQTLEKFNPDITINPYKLKFTSAKQLEKLIQRYDLVLDCTDNYDTRYAINHACIDQKKPWIYGAVSEFEGQVMTIIPGKTPCYNCLYPAAPAMSKEAAAVLGVMPGLIGISQASEALKYILNIGKLLEGRLLFVDLMEMHFDAMTITRNKNCPACSHLIDSS
- a CDS encoding MoaD/ThiS family protein, producing the protein MEITIRLTKSLARLNHDQKDTVRSLSDGCDLAKLIELLDQDMSGIKKTLINHNGDINDSINIYVNGENVRYLQGTGTTLSDGDHIGIIPAAAAG
- the meaB gene encoding methylmalonyl Co-A mutase-associated GTPase MeaB — encoded protein: MIQTSPDQFVKGILDGNRRMIAKTITLMESSLAEHQKTASMVMEQILPHTGNSIRVGITGVPGVGKSTFIENLGIFLADKGHKVAVLAVDPSSRRSGGSILGDKTRMEKLSVHENAFIRPSPAGGLLGGVAAKTREIMVVCEAAGFDVILVETVGVGQSETSVASMVDFFLVLMIAGAGDELQGIKKGVLELADGIVINKADGDNLKAVEKAKRELKTAMHFIRPESPAWPIPVLTCSSIVQDGTSKIWDTILDHHKIFKASGEFLQRRKKQSLEWMWTLVEEGLKHRFQNNEKINEKIPFVSQQVENEKMSPSAGAEKLLSYL
- the scpA gene encoding methylmalonyl-CoA mutase; amino-acid sequence: MSQLSDFNRWEELAAKELRGKNLESLTKKTPEGIAIKPLYTAKDLETVEYMDNLPGFEPFVRGPKATMYAGRPWTIRQYAGFSTARESNAFYRKNLEAGQKGLSVAFDLATHRGYDSDHPRVAGDVGKAGVAIDSVEDMKLLFDNIPLDQMSVSMTMNGAVLPILAGYIVAAEEQGVRQDQLMGTIQNDILKEYLTRNTYIYPPGPSMRIISDIIAFCSDNMPKFNTISISGYHIMEAGADSVLQTAFTLADGLEYVKAALATGMDIDQFAPRLSFFFGIGMNFFMDIAMLRAARFLWAELMSQFNPKNPKSKMLRTHCQTSGWSLTLQDPYNNIVRTTLECLSAVLGGTQSLHTNSFDEAVGLPTELSARISRNTQILVQEESHICDVVDPLGGSYYVETLTQNIIDKVRKILAEIEELGGMARAIESGMPKMRIEEVAARRQARIDQGKDVIVGVNKYKVEDETPISVREVSEDVRDEQVARLVRIKKERDTKVVQKALDDITTACESGDNLLAACLPAVRARATVGEICDAMEKVFKRFVATTQCISGVYAAESSGSEMIKSLRKRTADFKHKTGRRPRILLSKMGQDGHDRGVKVIATAYADFGFDVDLGPMFQTPEEAARMAVENDVHLVGVSSLAAGHKTLVPQVIEALKKQGASDIQVVVGGIIPPGDYDFLKTAGAAEIFGPGTVVTDAANRTLKIIGA
- a CDS encoding vWA domain-containing protein, translating into MNTEFSKDNPDKNGICRRHSTENFSPPSPVIQCFKIKGERGYSEFWRRDKSPVETLELAKLLSSLRKVVSHVGRNAGKVSWKDTMESEIIIDPSLVIGKYPIPAAKTDTLIGEAIQHAYKNMEMSDYAEKLAKSRLNLSFRYMYKFELYFKTCEKVYFDCLSNKRVFGVYTEKAREREVGNNLDVTSHPPSLSELFSIWWDIAANRHEPRYLEEYKDQSSRRMMGTASLEKFYKKPIKILNSMVPALINECSKISGITERCNFRADLYIKVWEKLFAYIKFWPTDQSDIFLQARKQEKQHLKGIQKALSPPELVFSEKLGKVVKQQPPATKEKKKKDQGIDSSIVIVETNHIVLPADNFINKKLLQDLSSVFKSVAIRKSIYNRGLASGSIDRRRLYRAQTTGTIFNIKKNEFNLLNDLTIIVDATGSMAATNKWEHTQEIFQTLFLAVHKFNKNAGLFAYNEVRNTCMITELYQKGSFYTIQPHGKTASGEIIKTMINRVKGRNKKPIFIHITDGASNWGCPVKEAISLCKKNRALLLTLGVNCNEEDTKLLEAEYGKLVQFVNNIDMLPALLRNLLNKGKRNFSH
- a CDS encoding Crp/Fnr family transcriptional regulator; translation: MKCYCNDVIHNGMQVTDNCFRELWLFEDLTDEENAQCRAIGSRGVFHSGQAIFLQGDSAQEMFLIKAGRIKLSKVLENGTEVILDFRKAGDMIGENMICEEIRYPVTAWAMEDTITCGFNKNRFETLIGENKDTGCSYK